The nucleotide sequence TCGCTGCCGACTAGCCACTGCATCGACGCCATGCCACCGACGCCGGACAATCCCGACTCCGACCGGTTCGCGGCTACAGGGTCGTAGGTCACGCCGACCTCGTCAGCGCTGGCCACGGTAAAGGCGCCGGCGGGCTGTTCAAAGACTGCATTACAGGCGTCCACCAGCCCCGGATCCGAGCGGTAGTTCACGCCCATGCGGTAGACCTGCTCGCCCATGAGTCGCTTGGCGTCCAGATAGGCATGAATGTCAGCGCCACGAAACGAGTAAATCGCCTGTTTAGGATCACCGATCAAGACTAATGCGGCGCCCGGGCGCTGATGATAAATGCGTTTGAACATGCCCCATTGGGTGGGGTCGGTGTCCTGGAACTCGTCAATCAACGCCAGCGGATATTGCGCAGCCAACGCGCCGGGCAGCGTCGAGTCCGGTTCTGCGATCATCTGTGACAGCTGGCGCAAGACCTGGTCAAAGCTGGTGCTGGGGTTTTGGCGCAAGGCCTGGTCGGTGCGTTCAAGCACCCAGCGCCGGGCATGCCCCAGCAACTGGGCTCGCGCCATCGGCAGCGCTCCACTTTCGAAGCTGGCGCAGGCATGGTGCCACTCAATCAGTGGCGGCAGCGCCCAGTGCTCAAACTCAGGTGTGTTCTTTTTACCAATCCAGCCGCGCGACAGCAGTCCTAATAAGCTTTCCGGCGGCGCCCCACCGCCGGTTATCCAAGCCCGCCAGTCGAGCAGCGTCGCGGCCAATTTTTTCGGCGCCAGCATGGTCAGTCGTCCGTGATTCGCGTTGCCGGCAGCCGCCTCGACCGCGTCCATGAAGTCATCGCATTCCAGCGCCAGGCGCCGCCGTGTCCGCTCAAGTTTTTCATCCAGCGCGGAGGATTGTTCGGCGAGCCGATCGAACAGCGCCTCCAGTGCCATACCCGGCTGATCATCCAGGATCGCCATCTGCGGGTGCTGCAATGGCAGCCGCAACGCGGCGGCCAAGTCCGCCGGCACCGCAAACAGAGGCACCAACTGAGCCGCCCAATGCGCTGGCGCGCCGTAGAAATGGTGGCGCCAATAGTCGACGATCAAGCGTTGCTGTAATGACCAATGACTGGCCACCAACTCTGAATTAACCGGTGCCAAACCGCTCAGCGGGTGCTGTTTAAGCGCTTGGATTGCCCAGCTGTGAATAGTCATCACCGCCGCTTGATCCAGGTTGCGCAGCCCCGCCGCAATACGTGCCCGCGTCACCGCTCGTTGTTCAAGCGCGACACCGGCGCACACCTGATCTAACGGACTGTCCCCGGGCGGGCTTGGCGGCTGATCAAACCATGCCAGCGCATCCAACAACTGCTGGTGAATACGCCCTTTCAACTCCTCCGTAGCCGCCACCGTAAAGGTCACCACCAGCAACGATTCCACCGGCAATGGCGATCGCCCAATTCCGGCCAGCGCACGCAGATACAACAGCGCAATCGAAAAGGTTTTACCGGTCCCGGCGCTGGCCTCGACCAAACTCGATTCGGTCAAGGGGAAGCGGTTTAAATCCAGCAGCTTCATTGGCCTAACGCCTCTAGCAATCCGCCGTACAGCGCCAATGCTGCCGGCACCAATTCAGGCGCGTCGGCCAATGCCTCGGCATCCGCCCAACAGCGAAGCAAGTCTTCACTGCGTTTGACCGCGATCAGGTACTGGCTGGTGGCTTTGTCGCTCCACCCCTCAGTCGCAATCACCTCGGCGGCGAAACTGGGATCGCAAGGCAACGGCCGACGGGCAGCCCGGCCAGCCCATTCAAGCAAGCCAAGCAGTGTCGCACGGGCGTCCTCCGGCGCGCACGGCGCCAGATCAATACGCCCATCTTTGAACCACCAATGCGAATCGGTCGGCCCCGTCAGCTGGCATGCCAAGTGCTCGACCCAGGCCTGGGCCAGGTAATTCAGACCCACCCGATTACCGGAGCCGACCCGCGCGCGGCTGGCGTGAAGCCCCAACCGGACACGACCTGACTGGCCACACCGAACGGTCAGTTCGTGCCAGTTCAGCGTGCCCTGCGTGGCCTGCAATTGGCCGCTCAAGGATTCCACCTGTGGGGTATCCAGCAGCCGTTGGCGGTAATCGTTCAGCGCCGGTGTCCACTGTTCGATCAGCGCTTGCGCCACACGCGACTGGAACGGATCGACCCCAAGCCGGCCTTGGCGGGCCACGGTTGCAATCGCACGGGCCAGTGCGGGTTCGGCGGCCTCACCGGCGTCAATTCGGACCTGCGCGGCGCGTATCACCGCGTCCGTCACCTGCCAGCCGTCGAGCTCGGTCAGTCGGAACGCTTCGTCCGTGGCGCTTTGCTGCGGGGAACCCTGGCAACGGGCATCATAGCGCCGGCGCAAAAAGCTCGTTGACGGCGACTTCAACACATCGCCAATATCGCGCAGCGTCCACTGCACCGGTGCATTGGCAACCACCTCATCCGAGTCGGGGGACGCCGCGCTGGCCTCCACTGGCGCCCACTCACGGGCATAAGTCGCCAAGCCGGAATCTTGGATAAAGTAATCCGAGCTGTAGGGGTGAACCGGGTGCTGCTCCAACTCAACCTTGGCACCGCCGGCGGCCAAAAAGCCAAACCACTGGTCCCACAGCACCGACGGCGCACGTTCGGCGTTATCGACCGGGCTGCGGCCCTGGTAGCTCAGGTATAGCCCGTCACGCGCCGACAGGATCGCCTCCAAAAACAGGTAGCGGTCGTCTTCGCGCCGCGCGCGATCCCCAGGCCGATAATCGTGCTGCATCAAATCCGGTCCCACCGCCGTGTTTGGGCGCGGATAGGCGTGATCGTTCAAGCCCAAAATACAAATGTGACGGTACGGAATGGCTCGCATCGGCATCAGCGTTGCGAACTGGATCGCGTCATGCAGGAATTGGCTGCTGGACGCGGCCTGTTCCAGCAAGCGAGTCCATACGGCTACCGCCAGCGCGGCCTCAATGACTGGGTCCGCATCCGCGCAGGCAAGGTCCGCTGCCCAGCTATCTAAAGCCGAGTCAGCCTGGCGGCGCGCGCCTAGGTCGACCGCGTCCTCGGCCACCAGCCAGTCCGTTTGCAGCGCCCGAAAGGCTGCGATCCAGTGGCTGCTGGGGTGATGCCCCTGCAGGCTTGACCACAGGCGCTCGGCACGGCTAACAAAGTGGGCCAAACGGCCTGCGGTCTGTGCCCCCAGACCGGACACCGAATCGACCCCGTCGATGCCTTGCCACGCCAAATCACCCGCGGCATACCCCAGCAGCAGTCGCTGCACGCCCCACGCCCACGAATAGCGACCGTCAATGGCGGTTGATACGTCGTTTTGCTGCGTGGCATTCAAGCCCCACCGGACCTGGGCGCTGCGTAGCCAGGCGTCAATGGTCGCCAACTCGGTCTCGTCGATACCGAAGGTTGCGCGAATCGGCGCAACACCGAGTAAACGCATCAGGTCAGCCACCTCAAAGCGCGTGCTGGTCAACTCCAGTATATCCAGCAGTCCGCGCAACCACGGGCTTTGACTACGCCCGCTTTGGTCGGACACCGCCGTTGGCAAAAAGCGTGCATCGACGCTGGAGAGACGACCAAACACGGCTCGAATGTGCGAGGCATAGTCGTCAATAGCCGGCACCATCACCAGCACCTGATCCGGGCGCAACGACGAATCGCCGTCAAATAGCGCTAGCAAATGATCTTGCAAAACCTCCACTTCGCGCTGTGCACTGTGGCAACTTACGGCACGAACGCTGGCGTCGGCTGGGCCCAAAGCCGGTGTGCTGTCGAGCGCGTACAGCGAGCTCTGGACACGTTTCAGTAGGCTGGCGGCGCCCGGGGCGCTGTACAGATCGACCTCGGCATTTGCGCCTGACATCAGCGGCCGTGCCTGAAAGTCATCGAGCATGCGCGCATTGTCCCGCCCCAGCTGCCCCCAGGCGTCCAACAGCGGATGAACATCGGCGTCGAGACTGCCGTGCCACTGATCGCTCCAATAACTGGGCGATGGGCTGTGCACACAGATGATGACTTGGGTGAAGCGCGCGATCGCCGCCAACACTTCCATCAGCTGAACCGGCATCGAAGCCAGCCCAAATACCACTACCCGCTGTGCCAGTCCCGGCGGACGGGACGTCAGCGTGGCACAGGCCTGGATGAACTGTTGGTGGACCTGGGCGCGATCACTGTCCAACTGGGCGCCGTACTGAGCTTTCAGCAGTCGCCACAGCACCGGTTGCCAGCGATTGGCGACGTCAACATCACAGGCCATGCCAGCACGCGTAATCTGATCATGCCCCGCTTCCCACTGGCTCAGCCAATCCGGACGGTAGAGCTGATATTGGTCAAACAGGTCAGCCACCATGCTGGCCAATTGGTAGCGTTGAATGGGGTCGCCTTGGCGTTCAAAAAACTCGCCCAACCCGACCAACAAGCCGTCGTCGGCCCAACGCGGTAAGTCCGCGTAAAGGCGCCACGTCAGCACCGACTTATCAAAGCTGGATTTGGCCGGAAGATCCCCGAGGACACTTCGATAAGTCGGCCATATGAACCGCGCCGGTAGGCTGATATCGACCGCCGCGGCGATCCCAAGCCCGCCCTCGTCGGCGGACTGGGCCATGGCGCGCTGAAACCATTGCGCGATGCCGTTGCTGTGCACCAATAGGGTTTCGGTCTCGAATACACCCAACGGATAGCGGCGCATCCAATCGATCGTCAGCGCTCGTAACTGCTCGTTTCGGTTGCTGCGGACGAACAATAATCCAGGCGTGAGAGCGTTTTCGGTCATCCGAGAATTATGCCACCAACGGGCACAAAAAAACCCACCGCCTGTCGATTAAAACAGTGGGTGGGTTCGGCCGTTCAAGGACAATCAGTCAATCATCGGCAACAGCGCGTCAACGCTGGCTTTGGCATCGCCATACAGCAGCCGTGCGTTGTCTTTGTAGAACAACGGGTTTTCGATGCCGCTGTAGCCCGCACCCTGACCGCGCTTGAGCACGACCACTTGACGCGCTTCCCAGCAGCGAATAACCGGCATGCCGGCGATCGGCGAATTCGGATCATCCATTGCAGCTGGGTTCACGGTGTCGTTTGAGCCGATCACGATGGCGACGTCGGTGGCCGCAAAATCATCGTTGATTTCGTCCATTTCCAGCACGATGTCATACGGCACCTTGGCTTCCGCCAGCAACACGTTCATGTGGCCTGGCAGACGGCCGGCGACCGGGTGAATCGCAAAGCGCACGGTTTTGCCGCGCGCAATCAGGCGCTTGGTCAGCTCCGATACGGATTGCTGGGCCTGGGCCACGGCCATGCCGTATCCAGGGATGATGACCACGGTTTCGGCGTCGTTGAGCAAGCCGGCGACGCTGGCAGAATCGGTCGCGATCTGCTCTCCTTCGACTTCCATCGCCGGCCCTGTGGCGCCACCGAAGCCACCCAAGATCACACTAATAAATTGGCGATTCATGGCCTTGCACATGATGTACGACAGGATAGCCCCGCTCGAACCGACCAAAGCACCGACCACGATCAGCACATCATTGCCAAGGGTGAAGCCAATCGCCGCCGCCGCCCAACCCGAGTAAGAGTTCAGCATCGACACCACCACTGGCATGTCAGCGCCACCGATGCCCATGATCAGGTGGTACCCGATAAAGCCGGCGATAACCGCCACCAACAGCAGGCTCAAAACGCCGGCGCCATTGAAATAGCCAATCGCGATCAGCACGGTTAGTGCCAGCGCGCCTGCGTTCAACAGGTGGCCACCCGGCAGTTGCTTGGGTTTGCCATCGACATTGCCAGCCAGTTTGGCGTAGGCAATAACCGACCCGGTAAAGGTCACGGCACCGATAAAGATACCGACCACGACCTCGCCTTTTAGGATCGCGATTTCGGCCGATGTCTTACCGGCTAGCTTTGCCGCAAACCCAGTCAGTTCGTCCAGCGCACCTTGCTCGGCGATCAGCTGTTGAACCAGTGCCAATTCGAGCTGTGCATTGATGCCAATAAACACCGCCGCCAAACCGACAAATGAGTGCAACGCCGCCACCAGCTGCGGCATTTCGGTCATCTCGACCTTGGCTGCCAAATGGCGGCCAATGAACGCGCCGACAATCATGCACAGCGCCAACACCGCGTAGTTGCCGACGCCGCCGCCGAACACGGTCGCCGCGACCGCGACGGCCATACCGGCAATGCCATACCAGACCGCGCGCTTGGCCGATTCTTGGTTACTCAGTCCACCCAATGACAGGATGAACAGCACAGAGGCCGCAATGTAAGCGGCCGATTGAATGCCATAAATCATCTGTCTCTCCTCAGGACTTCTGGAACATAGCGAGCATACGACGGGTCACCATGAACCCACCGACAATGTTAATCGTTGCAATCAGGACCGAGATGCCGGCCAACAACAACACCCAGACCGAGTCCGAACCGACTTGCAAGACTGCGCCAAGAATGACAATGCCAGAAATCGCATTGGTCACCGCCATCAGCGGCGTATGCAACGAATGCGAGACCTTCCAAATCACTTGGAAACCGATAAAGCAGGCCAAAACGAATACGATCAGGTGCTGCATGAAGCTGAGGGGGGCCACCATGCCCAGCAACAGCATGACGGCACCACCGGCCAATAACCAAGACACCTGACGGCGGGTGTCGGCCTTAAATTCGGCGACCTCGGCGGCTTTGCGCTCGTCGGGGGTCAATTCGACCGGTTTTGGTTTTGCAGCCTGGGCCGCGATCGCCTTAATTTTCGGCGGCGGCGGCGGAAAGGTGACCGCGCCCTGGTGCGCAGCCGTTGCGCCACGGATGACGTCATCATCCATGTTATGAACGATAACGCCGTCTTTGGCCGGGGTCAGATCGGACAGCATGTGGCGCACGTTGTTGGCATACAGCGTCGAGCTTTGAGCGGCCATCCGACTGGGGTAATCCGTGTAACCAAGAATGGTGACGCCGTTGTCGCTAGTCACCACCTTGTCCGCTTCGGTCAGGTCACAGTTGCCGCCACGCTCGGCCGCCAGGTCGACAATGACACTGCCCGGCTTCATCGCCGCAACCATGTCCGCCAACCACAGTTTGGGCGCGTCACGGCCCGGGATCAGGGCCGTCGTAATGACGATATCGATGTCACGTGCTTGTTCGCGGAAACACTCAAGCTGTTTTTCGCGGAATTCAGGGCTGGACGGGGCTGCATAGCCGCCGGTCGCCGAGCCGTCTTGCTGGTCTTCGAAGTCCAGCAATAGGAATTCGGCACCCATCGATTCGATCTGCTCGGCCACTTCCGGGCGCACGTCAAACGCACGCACGATCGCGCCCAAGCTGGTAGCGGTTCCGATCGCAGCCAATCCGGCAACACCGGCACCAATCACCAAGACCTTGGCCGGCGGCACTTTGCCGGCGGCGGTGACCTGGCCGGTAAAGAAGCGCGGGAAGTGATTGCCCGCTTCGATCACAGCACGGTAGCCGGCGATATTCGCCATCGAGGACAGCGCATCCATCTTTTGAGCACGCGAAATACGCGGCACCATGTCCATCGCAATCAGGCTAGCGCCCTGCTCGGACAAGGTTTGCAGACTGTCGAGGTTTTGACCCGGGTAGTAGAAACTAATCAGGGTGTGACGCTCACCCAAGCGAGCCGCTTCGTCGGCGCTAGGTGGCCGTACTTTGATCAACACATCGGCCGTCGCCAGCAATTCGTCCAAGGTTTCAACAACCGTGACGCCAACCGCGCGGTAGGTATCATCGTTAAAACCCGCGCGCAATCCGGCGCCGGTCTGAATAGAGCACTCGTGCCCAAGCTTTTGGATTTGGACCGCGCTTTCCGGCGTCAGCGCAACACGCGCTTCGCCTTCAAACGTTTCGGTCGGACATGCAACAATCACAATGTTCCCCTACGTAAAACAACACAACGAGCGGGAACATTACACATTACACGCGTCTCAACAAAGCTGTTTTGACGATAACATCAGTGAAGGGGCGCGTTGCACCGCTAGTAGGTGCTTAGAAAATGGTGCCCGAGGCCGGACTTGAACCGGCACGCTGTTACCAGCGAGGGATTTTAAGTCCCTTGTGTCTACCAATTTCACCACTCGGGCGGTGAAGGCCGGCGATTCTGCCACAATCGCCGGACGCTGGCTACGGGGAGTTTGTTCCCATTAGAAAGGGCCATGCGGCGCGCAGGTACTGGACCAAACTGTGCAGGGTCAAGATTGCCGCGACGACCAAGATACCCAGGCCGACCTGGGCCAAAATGCCCTGATCTGAGGGGAATGCCAGCAGCCACCCAATCGCGATCATCTGCATAGCCGTTTTCAGCTTGCCGACCCATGACACCTTGACGACGCCGCGGGCGCCCATCTCGGCCATCCATTCGCGCAGCGCACTGACCAACACTTCGCGGCAAATGATCACCACCGCCGGCAAGGTCATCAGCGCCTTGTCCCAATGCTCGATCAGCAAGCCCAGGGCCACGGCGACCATGACCTTGTCCGCGACCGGGTCCAAAAAGGCCCCGAACGGTGTCTCTAAACCGTTTTTACGGGCCAAATAGCCGTCAAAGAAGTCGGTTAGTGCGGCCAGCGCAAACAGCCCTGCGCAGGCCCAACGATGGCCGGGAAAGGGCAAATACCACAACAACACCAACACCGGCACCATGCCCAGACGGGCCAGGGTCAAAATATTTGGGAAATTCAAAACAGCTACGACTCTCCATGCAGCGCGGCGTAAACCACACTGGCCAATTTTTGGCTCATCCCCGGTGCACTCGCCAACTCGTGCAGTCCGGCACCCTGTATTTCACGTAACCCACCAAAATGCCGCAGCAGTTGCTGGCGGCGCTTGGGTCCGACCCCAGCAATCCCTTCTAGAGGACTGGTGATTCGGG is from Litorivicinus lipolyticus and encodes:
- the pgsA gene encoding CDP-diacylglycerol--glycerol-3-phosphate 3-phosphatidyltransferase yields the protein MNFPNILTLARLGMVPVLVLLWYLPFPGHRWACAGLFALAALTDFFDGYLARKNGLETPFGAFLDPVADKVMVAVALGLLIEHWDKALMTLPAVVIICREVLVSALREWMAEMGARGVVKVSWVGKLKTAMQMIAIGWLLAFPSDQGILAQVGLGILVVAAILTLHSLVQYLRAAWPFLMGTNSP
- a CDS encoding NAD(P)(+) transhydrogenase (Re/Si-specific) subunit beta; protein product: MIYGIQSAAYIAASVLFILSLGGLSNQESAKRAVWYGIAGMAVAVAATVFGGGVGNYAVLALCMIVGAFIGRHLAAKVEMTEMPQLVAALHSFVGLAAVFIGINAQLELALVQQLIAEQGALDELTGFAAKLAGKTSAEIAILKGEVVVGIFIGAVTFTGSVIAYAKLAGNVDGKPKQLPGGHLLNAGALALTVLIAIGYFNGAGVLSLLLVAVIAGFIGYHLIMGIGGADMPVVVSMLNSYSGWAAAAIGFTLGNDVLIVVGALVGSSGAILSYIMCKAMNRQFISVILGGFGGATGPAMEVEGEQIATDSASVAGLLNDAETVVIIPGYGMAVAQAQQSVSELTKRLIARGKTVRFAIHPVAGRLPGHMNVLLAEAKVPYDIVLEMDEINDDFAATDVAIVIGSNDTVNPAAMDDPNSPIAGMPVIRCWEARQVVVLKRGQGAGYSGIENPLFYKDNARLLYGDAKASVDALLPMID
- a CDS encoding Re/Si-specific NAD(P)(+) transhydrogenase subunit alpha; translation: MIVACPTETFEGEARVALTPESAVQIQKLGHECSIQTGAGLRAGFNDDTYRAVGVTVVETLDELLATADVLIKVRPPSADEAARLGERHTLISFYYPGQNLDSLQTLSEQGASLIAMDMVPRISRAQKMDALSSMANIAGYRAVIEAGNHFPRFFTGQVTAAGKVPPAKVLVIGAGVAGLAAIGTATSLGAIVRAFDVRPEVAEQIESMGAEFLLLDFEDQQDGSATGGYAAPSSPEFREKQLECFREQARDIDIVITTALIPGRDAPKLWLADMVAAMKPGSVIVDLAAERGGNCDLTEADKVVTSDNGVTILGYTDYPSRMAAQSSTLYANNVRHMLSDLTPAKDGVIVHNMDDDVIRGATAAHQGAVTFPPPPPKIKAIAAQAAKPKPVELTPDERKAAEVAEFKADTRRQVSWLLAGGAVMLLLGMVAPLSFMQHLIVFVLACFIGFQVIWKVSHSLHTPLMAVTNAISGIVILGAVLQVGSDSVWVLLLAGISVLIATINIVGGFMVTRRMLAMFQKS
- the recC gene encoding exodeoxyribonuclease V subunit gamma translates to MTENALTPGLLFVRSNRNEQLRALTIDWMRRYPLGVFETETLLVHSNGIAQWFQRAMAQSADEGGLGIAAAVDISLPARFIWPTYRSVLGDLPAKSSFDKSVLTWRLYADLPRWADDGLLVGLGEFFERQGDPIQRYQLASMVADLFDQYQLYRPDWLSQWEAGHDQITRAGMACDVDVANRWQPVLWRLLKAQYGAQLDSDRAQVHQQFIQACATLTSRPPGLAQRVVVFGLASMPVQLMEVLAAIARFTQVIICVHSPSPSYWSDQWHGSLDADVHPLLDAWGQLGRDNARMLDDFQARPLMSGANAEVDLYSAPGAASLLKRVQSSLYALDSTPALGPADASVRAVSCHSAQREVEVLQDHLLALFDGDSSLRPDQVLVMVPAIDDYASHIRAVFGRLSSVDARFLPTAVSDQSGRSQSPWLRGLLDILELTSTRFEVADLMRLLGVAPIRATFGIDETELATIDAWLRSAQVRWGLNATQQNDVSTAIDGRYSWAWGVQRLLLGYAAGDLAWQGIDGVDSVSGLGAQTAGRLAHFVSRAERLWSSLQGHHPSSHWIAAFRALQTDWLVAEDAVDLGARRQADSALDSWAADLACADADPVIEAALAVAVWTRLLEQAASSSQFLHDAIQFATLMPMRAIPYRHICILGLNDHAYPRPNTAVGPDLMQHDYRPGDRARREDDRYLFLEAILSARDGLYLSYQGRSPVDNAERAPSVLWDQWFGFLAAGGAKVELEQHPVHPYSSDYFIQDSGLATYAREWAPVEASAASPDSDEVVANAPVQWTLRDIGDVLKSPSTSFLRRRYDARCQGSPQQSATDEAFRLTELDGWQVTDAVIRAAQVRIDAGEAAEPALARAIATVARQGRLGVDPFQSRVAQALIEQWTPALNDYRQRLLDTPQVESLSGQLQATQGTLNWHELTVRCGQSGRVRLGLHASRARVGSGNRVGLNYLAQAWVEHLACQLTGPTDSHWWFKDGRIDLAPCAPEDARATLLGLLEWAGRAARRPLPCDPSFAAEVIATEGWSDKATSQYLIAVKRSEDLLRCWADAEALADAPELVPAALALYGGLLEALGQ